One genomic segment of Drosophila melanogaster chromosome 3R includes these proteins:
- the tal-1A gene encoding tarsal-less 1A: MAAYLDPTGQY, encoded by the coding sequence ATGGCAGCCTACTTGGATCCCACTGGCCAGTACTAA